In the Shewanella sp. OMA3-2 genome, one interval contains:
- a CDS encoding inosine/guanosine kinase: protein MKFPGQRKSKHYFPVSNRDPLLAQLPHQPQAFSTYICGIDQTLVDIEAKVADELLERYGLPKGNSTLINDDSAHALYNELKSNDMISDEFAGGTIGNTVHNYSILADDRSVLFGVMSQNIMVGSYAYRYLCNTSSKVDLNYLQPVDGPIGRCFTLISADGERTFAISKGSMDKLTPHYINQQVVQESSALVITAYLMRASDGDGMTSAAMKAIEYAKAAEVPVVLTLGTRFLIQEDPAWWQNFIKEHVTILAMNEDEGEALTRLKDPLLASEAALEWCDMVLTTAGAIGLYTAGYAEDSAKRETSHLLLPGAIPEFNRYEFSRPMLKADCATPLKVYAHIAPYMGGPDYIRNTNGAGDGALSALLHDLSANTFHKTNVPGSSKHKRDGLCYSSFSQVCKYANRVAYEVLAQHSPRLSRGLPEREDSLEESYWER, encoded by the coding sequence ATGAAGTTTCCTGGTCAACGTAAGTCGAAACATTACTTCCCTGTTAGCAACCGCGATCCACTTCTGGCGCAGTTACCCCATCAACCGCAAGCATTTTCTACTTATATATGTGGCATTGACCAAACTTTAGTGGATATTGAGGCGAAAGTTGCCGATGAGTTGCTTGAACGTTACGGTTTGCCTAAAGGTAACTCAACACTCATCAATGATGATAGCGCCCATGCGCTTTATAATGAACTGAAATCCAATGATATGATCAGTGACGAGTTTGCTGGTGGCACTATAGGTAACACAGTCCATAATTATTCTATTTTAGCCGATGATCGTTCAGTATTGTTTGGTGTCATGAGCCAAAACATTATGGTTGGCAGCTATGCTTACCGCTACCTGTGTAATACTTCTTCAAAAGTAGATTTAAACTATTTACAACCCGTTGATGGTCCTATTGGTCGCTGCTTTACGCTTATTTCGGCTGATGGCGAGCGTACTTTTGCGATCAGCAAAGGTTCGATGGATAAGTTAACACCGCATTATATTAATCAGCAAGTGGTGCAAGAAAGCTCAGCATTAGTGATTACGGCTTATTTAATGCGTGCTAGTGATGGCGATGGTATGACATCTGCGGCGATGAAAGCGATTGAATATGCTAAAGCCGCTGAAGTGCCCGTGGTGTTAACCCTAGGGACTCGCTTTTTAATTCAAGAAGACCCAGCTTGGTGGCAAAACTTTATCAAAGAGCATGTCACTATTCTGGCAATGAATGAAGATGAAGGTGAAGCGCTGACCAGGTTAAAAGACCCATTATTAGCCAGTGAAGCAGCACTTGAGTGGTGCGATATGGTGTTGACTACTGCTGGTGCAATTGGTTTATATACCGCGGGATATGCAGAAGACAGCGCAAAGCGTGAAACCAGTCATCTTTTATTACCGGGTGCGATACCTGAGTTTAATCGGTATGAATTTTCGCGTCCTATGTTAAAAGCTGACTGTGCAACTCCGCTTAAGGTCTACGCTCACATTGCGCCTTATATGGGTGGACCTGATTATATTCGCAACACTAATGGTGCGGGTGATGGCGCGTTATCAGCTTTATTACATGATTTGTCTGCAAATACCTTTCATAAAACCAATGTGCCAGGGTCAAGTAAACATAAACGTGATGGTTTATGTTACTCATCATTTTCGCAAGTGTGTAAGTATGCTAATCGCGTTGCTTATGAAGTATTAGCTCAACATAGCCCGAGGTTATCGCGTGGGTTACCAGAACGTGAAGACAGTTTGGAAGAGTCTTATTGGGAACGATAA
- the recR gene encoding recombination mediator RecR — MKFSPLVDELIQSLRILPGVGPKSAQRMAFQLLERERKAGIKLAESLQKAMSEVGHCQRCRTFTEQALCPICASHKRGNAEIICVVETAADVLAIEAGGHFNGRYFVLLGHLSPLDGVGPEELGLALLEQQLSSDDVQELILATNPTVEGDATAHFIADMARRHNVVISRIAHGVPVGGELEYVDSTTLALSFNGRIKL, encoded by the coding sequence ATGAAATTTAGTCCGTTGGTCGATGAACTGATCCAATCTCTGCGCATTTTACCCGGTGTTGGCCCTAAATCGGCACAACGTATGGCATTTCAATTACTAGAACGCGAAAGAAAAGCGGGCATTAAGCTTGCTGAGTCATTACAAAAAGCCATGTCTGAAGTAGGTCATTGCCAGCGTTGCCGCACTTTTACCGAGCAAGCACTTTGTCCAATTTGTGCCAGTCATAAACGCGGCAATGCAGAAATAATATGTGTGGTCGAAACCGCAGCAGACGTACTAGCCATTGAAGCTGGCGGCCATTTTAACGGCCGATATTTTGTACTGTTAGGGCATTTATCCCCTTTAGATGGTGTAGGGCCTGAAGAACTTGGCCTAGCGTTGCTTGAGCAGCAATTATCCTCAGATGATGTGCAAGAGCTTATTCTAGCCACTAACCCAACCGTTGAGGGTGATGCTACTGCCCATTTTATCGCTGATATGGCACGTCGCCATAACGTAGTGATCAGTCGTATTGCCCATGGCGTGCCAGTTGGCGGTGAATTAGAGTATGTTGATAGCACTACATTAGCGTTGTCTTTTAATGGTCGTATTAAGTTATAA
- a CDS encoding WD40 repeat domain-containing protein, producing the protein MGCNQIALNKSPDSIQRLVQESLVDGVLSADTSIAVTLGRSRTLSVWDIATSKLLHQWSDDDFEQANYLLALSGNKQYLLAAGKISISMFNLETGKLVIRWPAQGFNPDASITSLFLSQTGSTILVGMSDGSITVIQQSSMTMSRFKQHSAAVNHIELSNFEQQVLSTGLDGEVHIWSNYSGELINSFSLPQRITSVTYDEANSRLFIADALDNNAIIDSQTALPVSQLDYLERYRYFRQALLINNADNLITATSKQTVIYWDALTGKELFDFDITAYNAGTTVLSMRVQPNGKLLTLSSDGTLEVWRL; encoded by the coding sequence ATGGGTTGTAATCAAATTGCGCTAAACAAAAGTCCAGATAGTATTCAGCGTCTTGTGCAAGAAAGCCTTGTTGATGGTGTATTGTCAGCCGATACCAGTATTGCGGTCACATTAGGCAGAAGCCGTACATTGTCAGTGTGGGATATTGCGACAAGCAAATTATTACATCAATGGTCTGATGATGACTTTGAGCAGGCTAATTACTTATTGGCATTGTCAGGTAATAAGCAATATCTCCTCGCTGCCGGTAAAATCAGTATTTCAATGTTTAACCTTGAAACGGGCAAATTAGTTATACGCTGGCCCGCTCAGGGTTTTAATCCCGATGCAAGTATAACCAGTCTTTTCTTAAGCCAAACTGGCAGCACTATTTTGGTCGGTATGAGTGATGGCTCTATTACGGTTATTCAACAAAGCAGTATGACAATGTCACGCTTTAAACAGCACAGTGCCGCCGTTAACCATATTGAACTATCCAATTTTGAACAACAGGTATTATCCACAGGCCTTGATGGTGAAGTGCATATTTGGTCCAACTATAGTGGAGAATTGATAAACAGTTTTTCACTTCCGCAGCGGATAACCAGCGTGACCTACGATGAAGCTAATAGCCGTTTATTTATTGCCGATGCACTTGATAACAATGCCATTATTGATTCTCAAACCGCATTACCGGTTAGTCAGTTAGATTACCTTGAGCGTTATCGCTATTTTCGACAAGCTTTACTTATTAATAATGCTGATAATTTAATTACTGCAACCTCAAAACAAACCGTTATTTATTGGGATGCTTTGACTGGTAAGGAGCTGTTTGATTTTGATATCACCGCCTATAACGCAGGTACAACCGTACTTTCTATGCGAGTTCAGCCTAATGGTAAATTATTAACCTTAAGCTCAGATGGCACGCTGGAAGTTTGGCGTTTATAA
- a CDS encoding ABC transporter permease yields MEWQLAWRLFKRELAQGQLLLIVLAITLAVLSVSGLARVSERLQVAINGEAATFIAADRSIDSPVQLDPNVLQIADDLNLNHVTNMQFNSMVYAGDKFQLVTIKAVGEGYPLKGKVELSTGETSLLPAKGEAWFENRLGGLLGYPKSLELGNSDLVLSAEISRLPDGGFNPFASAPVLLMRLDDVDATGIIQPGSRVSYIYQFTGDTDALTAFEAQAKPLLNNSQRWIDVQSGDSPIASAVKRAERFLLLASLLGIALACAAIGIAAQRYCQRHYDVVAMLKTFGASAKQIRLLFGFHLMLVTLLGIALGLFGGVLLDLAITQFLPPEIAAYSPPYSRPLLLGMSTGLISAFMFSAYPLMRLLAIPPLRVLQRQLEGLQFGMWLHLLLSLGAMALLGYLYSRSIALTMTVVLTVLLLGALLSILGFVMIRMGHSVGMKTTNPLQLALAGLRRRARQNAVQLVGFSSALVLLLTILALRQDLLNEWQKQLPEDAPNYFLVNIAPEDSHPLQQFLDDNRIQATDIYPVIRGRLTHINGEELISDEQERTGTAGRVGISRELNLTYRDTLPPNNPIVEGVFNQADDEVSVESGVAERLGLALNDSMTFSIDNQSVTVKATSIRKVQWETLQPNFFMIFRPKALAPFSYTSMASFHLNDQDLKAQGSELSANGVVLQLIQQFPTISVIDVGAMVGQLRQIIDQVSLSLTLVLALVLLASALVLIAQTEAGMATRQRELAVLRTFGASGWLLRAATGLEFALLGAIAGFLAVIVAEFALYMLKTQVFELVVYMHWEWWIIAPISGALVVALLGVWRCRQLLNQSCSELLKAG; encoded by the coding sequence ATGGAATGGCAGTTAGCATGGCGTTTATTCAAACGTGAACTAGCGCAGGGGCAGTTGCTGCTTATCGTACTGGCTATCACCTTAGCCGTGTTGTCAGTCAGTGGTCTTGCTCGGGTAAGTGAACGCTTACAAGTGGCTATTAATGGTGAAGCCGCAACCTTTATTGCTGCCGATAGAAGTATTGATTCACCAGTACAGCTTGACCCAAATGTATTGCAGATAGCCGATGACCTAAACCTTAACCATGTTACTAACATGCAGTTTAACTCTATGGTTTATGCTGGAGACAAGTTTCAGTTAGTGACCATAAAAGCCGTTGGAGAGGGTTATCCTTTAAAAGGCAAGGTGGAATTATCTACTGGTGAAACATCACTGTTACCTGCTAAAGGTGAGGCCTGGTTTGAAAACCGTTTAGGCGGACTTTTAGGCTATCCAAAGTCATTAGAACTCGGTAATAGTGATTTGGTGTTATCTGCCGAGATAAGTCGTTTACCCGATGGCGGCTTTAATCCATTTGCTTCGGCCCCTGTGTTATTAATGCGCCTTGATGATGTTGACGCCACGGGCATTATTCAACCTGGTAGCCGTGTTAGCTACATATACCAATTCACTGGTGATACAGATGCATTAACTGCCTTTGAAGCGCAAGCAAAACCACTACTGAATAACAGCCAGCGTTGGATTGATGTGCAATCGGGTGATTCACCTATTGCCTCGGCGGTGAAACGTGCAGAGCGTTTTTTACTATTAGCCAGTTTATTAGGCATTGCTTTGGCGTGTGCCGCTATCGGAATTGCTGCGCAGCGTTATTGTCAGCGCCATTATGATGTGGTTGCCATGCTAAAAACCTTTGGCGCATCGGCGAAACAAATCAGATTGTTATTTGGCTTTCATCTTATGTTGGTCACCTTGTTAGGTATCGCACTAGGTTTGTTTGGTGGTGTACTGCTTGATCTCGCCATTACCCAGTTTTTACCCCCAGAAATAGCAGCATATTCACCGCCTTATTCACGGCCTTTGTTGTTGGGTATGTCAACGGGTCTTATCAGTGCCTTTATGTTTTCAGCTTATCCGTTAATGCGATTATTGGCCATTCCCCCCTTACGAGTACTACAACGTCAACTTGAAGGCCTGCAATTTGGCATGTGGTTGCATTTGTTACTCAGCTTAGGTGCTATGGCGCTATTGGGCTACTTGTATTCCCGTAGCATTGCTTTGACCATGACAGTGGTACTTACTGTACTTTTGTTAGGCGCATTACTCAGCATATTGGGTTTTGTGATGATCCGCATGGGCCATAGCGTTGGGATGAAAACCACTAATCCACTGCAATTAGCATTAGCAGGTCTTCGTCGCCGCGCAAGACAAAATGCGGTGCAACTAGTTGGTTTTAGTAGTGCGTTGGTATTGTTGCTGACTATTTTAGCCCTAAGACAAGATTTGCTTAATGAATGGCAAAAACAGCTTCCAGAAGATGCACCTAATTACTTTTTAGTTAATATCGCACCGGAAGACAGTCACCCATTACAGCAGTTTTTAGATGATAATCGGATTCAGGCAACCGATATTTATCCTGTTATTCGTGGCCGTTTAACCCATATTAATGGTGAAGAATTAATTTCAGATGAGCAAGAACGGACAGGGACAGCTGGCCGAGTCGGTATTTCGCGAGAATTAAACCTGACCTATCGTGACACGTTACCGCCTAACAATCCGATTGTGGAAGGGGTGTTTAATCAGGCTGATGATGAAGTGTCGGTTGAATCAGGTGTGGCTGAACGTTTAGGCTTAGCACTTAATGACAGTATGACATTTAGTATTGATAACCAGTCAGTTACCGTAAAAGCAACCAGTATTCGCAAGGTGCAGTGGGAAACCTTGCAGCCTAATTTCTTTATGATTTTTAGGCCTAAAGCCTTAGCGCCTTTTTCCTATACTTCCATGGCCAGTTTTCATTTAAATGATCAAGATTTAAAGGCGCAAGGTAGCGAGTTAAGCGCTAATGGCGTTGTGTTGCAGTTGATCCAGCAGTTTCCGACGATTTCAGTGATAGATGTCGGCGCAATGGTGGGACAGTTACGGCAAATTATTGATCAAGTGTCGTTATCGCTAACCTTAGTATTAGCATTGGTATTGCTTGCCAGTGCGTTAGTCTTGATAGCGCAAACCGAAGCGGGAATGGCCACTCGCCAGCGGGAACTTGCCGTACTGAGAACTTTTGGTGCATCAGGTTGGTTACTGCGCGCAGCAACCGGTTTAGAGTTTGCTCTGCTTGGTGCAATAGCGGGGTTTTTAGCTGTTATTGTTGCTGAGTTTGCTCTTTATATGCTTAAAACCCAGGTATTTGAACTGGTAGTTTATATGCATTGGGAGTGGTGGATTATTGCGCCAATATCTGGCGCATTAGTGGTGGCATTGTTAGGTGTCTGGCGTTGTCGTCAATTACTTAATCAATCATGCAGTGAATTACTCAAAGCAGGTTAA
- the adk gene encoding adenylate kinase: MRIILLGAPGAGKGTQAQFIMEQYGIPQISTGDMLRAAVKAGTPLGIEAKKVMDAGQLVSDDLIIGLVKERIAQDDCVKGFLLDGFPRTIPQADAMTANGIVIDHVIEIDVPDEEIVKRMSGRRVHSGSGRVYHVVFNPPKVEGKDDVTGEDLAIRPDDEESTVRKRLGIYHEQTKPLVDYYGKVAAEGRTVYNKFDGTQSVTAVSQQLAAVLK; encoded by the coding sequence ATGCGCATTATTTTATTAGGTGCCCCAGGCGCTGGTAAAGGTACTCAAGCTCAGTTTATTATGGAGCAATATGGTATCCCACAAATCTCTACCGGTGATATGTTACGCGCAGCGGTTAAAGCGGGAACACCACTTGGTATAGAAGCCAAAAAAGTGATGGATGCAGGCCAGTTAGTTTCTGATGACTTAATCATTGGGCTAGTGAAAGAGCGTATCGCACAAGATGATTGTGTTAAAGGCTTCTTACTTGATGGTTTCCCTCGCACAATTCCGCAAGCTGATGCAATGACAGCCAATGGCATAGTGATTGATCATGTTATTGAAATTGACGTACCAGACGAAGAAATTGTTAAGCGCATGAGTGGTCGTCGCGTTCATTCCGGCTCAGGTCGTGTTTACCATGTTGTATTCAATCCACCTAAAGTGGAAGGTAAAGACGATGTTACTGGTGAAGATTTGGCTATCCGTCCTGATGATGAAGAGTCTACAGTACGTAAACGTTTAGGCATTTACCATGAGCAAACTAAGCCGTTGGTAGATTATTACGGTAAAGTGGCTGCTGAAGGCCGTACTGTATACAACAAGTTTGATGGCACCCAAAGTGTTACTGCTGTAAGTCAGCAATTGGCTGCAGTACTGAAATAA
- a CDS encoding tetratricopeptide repeat protein — MEHIISLTKENIQQVVDASMEKVVVLTFFAQQKPESIQMLQTLEQLAAAQAGRFILASVDCEVEMEIAQYFQIESLPTTLILDKGRPIDGFAGVQDAASVASLLDKHLPALWMQAFDGVKAQLAQVEPLTDEALTLLVAQLKEIAVQADNLADVRLVLADVYLQLGALADAKPLIEGIGLADQDSYYQNLKAKLALAEDAADTPEIRQLQQQLELSPGDISLSIDLAKALNKAQRNEEALACLFSFLEKDLSAGDGKVKQMFLEIMTAMGQGNALANQYRRKLYTLLY; from the coding sequence ATGGAACACATCATTTCGTTAACCAAAGAGAATATTCAACAAGTTGTTGATGCCTCGATGGAAAAAGTGGTTGTACTGACTTTTTTTGCTCAGCAAAAGCCTGAAAGCATTCAAATGCTGCAAACTCTGGAACAGCTTGCGGCAGCACAAGCTGGCCGCTTTATACTGGCCAGTGTTGATTGCGAAGTGGAAATGGAAATTGCCCAGTATTTCCAAATTGAAAGCTTACCCACTACGCTGATTTTAGATAAAGGCCGCCCAATTGATGGCTTTGCTGGTGTGCAAGATGCTGCGAGTGTCGCAAGCTTGCTAGATAAGCATTTACCAGCACTTTGGATGCAAGCTTTTGATGGCGTAAAAGCGCAGCTTGCTCAAGTTGAGCCGTTAACCGATGAAGCGTTAACGTTACTTGTTGCGCAATTAAAAGAGATTGCTGTACAAGCCGATAATCTGGCTGATGTGCGTTTGGTGTTAGCGGATGTTTATTTACAGTTAGGCGCGCTTGCCGATGCCAAACCGTTAATTGAAGGGATTGGACTGGCTGATCAAGACAGTTACTATCAAAACTTAAAAGCTAAGTTGGCATTAGCGGAAGATGCAGCAGATACGCCTGAAATTCGTCAACTGCAACAACAGCTTGAGTTAAGTCCAGGCGATATCAGTTTATCTATCGACTTAGCTAAGGCACTGAATAAAGCTCAGCGTAATGAAGAGGCGTTAGCGTGTCTTTTTAGCTTTTTAGAAAAAGATCTCAGTGCTGGTGACGGTAAAGTTAAACAAATGTTTCTTGAAATCATGACCGCCATGGGGCAGGGGAATGCGTTAGCGAATCAATATCGTCGTAAATTGTATACCTTGCTGTATTAA
- the htpG gene encoding molecular chaperone HtpG, whose product MSQQETHGFQTEVKQLLHLMIHSLYSNKEIFLRELVSNAADAADKLRYLALSNDDLYEGDGDLRVRVSTDKEKGTVTISDNGIGMTRDGVIEHLGTIAKSGTKEFFSHLSGEASKDSQLIGQFGVGFYSAFIVAKKVTVRTRAAGKPASEGVLWESAGEGDFTVDNITKNTRGTEITLHLRDEETEFADDYRLRSIITKYSDHISVPVQMFEAGQPESDGPDGEKIPATEGSWKSMNKATALWTRNKADISDEEYQEFYKHISHDYSDALKWAHNRVEGKQEYTSLLYIPAKAPFDMFNRDQKHGLKLFVQRVFVMDDAEQFMPTYLRFVKGLIDSNDLPLNVSREILQDNKVTQTLRQALTKRALGMLEKIAKDDPEQYQSFWAEFGQVLKEGPAEDYANRERIAGLLRFASTNDNSAATTVSLEDYIGRMKEGQEKIYYIVADSHDAAVNSPHLELLRKKGIEVLLMSERIDEWLINHLTEFKGKQLHSVTKGDLELGSLEDEADKEAQEKVAEEAKGLVERIKAALDGKVADVKVTSRLTDTPACVVTGEGEMSTQMIKLMQAAGQPVPDSKPTFEINPSHPLVERLSNEQDEQLFADWSNLLLQQAQLSEKGSLADPSAFIKLMNQMLMSSFK is encoded by the coding sequence ATGTCACAACAAGAAACACATGGCTTTCAAACCGAAGTTAAACAATTACTGCATTTGATGATCCACTCTCTGTACTCAAACAAAGAGATTTTCTTACGTGAATTAGTTTCAAATGCGGCCGATGCTGCGGATAAATTACGTTATTTAGCACTAAGCAATGACGACCTATATGAAGGTGATGGCGATCTACGCGTTCGCGTCAGTACCGATAAAGAAAAAGGCACGGTAACCATTTCTGACAATGGTATCGGTATGACACGTGATGGTGTTATCGAGCATTTAGGCACGATTGCTAAGTCAGGTACCAAAGAGTTTTTCAGTCATTTATCGGGTGAAGCGTCTAAAGATTCACAGTTAATTGGTCAGTTTGGTGTTGGTTTTTACTCAGCATTCATCGTAGCGAAAAAAGTGACCGTGCGCACTCGTGCAGCAGGTAAGCCGGCCAGCGAAGGGGTATTGTGGGAATCAGCTGGTGAAGGTGACTTTACTGTTGATAACATCACTAAAAATACCCGTGGTACTGAAATCACTTTACATTTGCGTGATGAAGAAACTGAATTTGCTGATGATTATCGCTTGCGCTCTATTATCACTAAGTATTCTGATCATATCTCTGTTCCTGTGCAAATGTTTGAAGCAGGTCAACCTGAATCAGACGGCCCAGACGGTGAGAAAATTCCTGCGACTGAAGGTTCTTGGAAATCAATGAACAAAGCCACTGCGCTTTGGACTCGTAATAAAGCCGATATTTCTGATGAAGAATACCAAGAGTTTTACAAGCATATTTCACACGATTACAGCGACGCACTAAAGTGGGCGCATAACCGTGTTGAAGGTAAGCAAGAGTACACCAGTTTATTATATATCCCGGCAAAAGCACCGTTTGATATGTTTAACCGCGATCAAAAACATGGCTTAAAGTTATTTGTGCAACGTGTGTTTGTGATGGATGACGCTGAACAGTTTATGCCAACTTATTTACGCTTTGTAAAAGGCTTGATTGATTCGAATGATTTGCCGCTGAACGTGTCTCGTGAAATTTTACAAGACAACAAAGTGACCCAAACATTGCGTCAAGCATTAACCAAACGTGCTTTAGGTATGCTTGAAAAAATTGCTAAAGATGATCCAGAGCAATATCAATCTTTCTGGGCTGAATTTGGTCAAGTATTGAAAGAAGGTCCAGCTGAAGATTATGCTAACCGTGAACGTATAGCCGGTTTACTGCGTTTTGCGTCGACCAATGACAATAGCGCGGCAACCACTGTGTCATTAGAAGACTATATTGGCCGTATGAAAGAAGGCCAAGAGAAAATTTATTACATAGTGGCTGACAGCCATGATGCAGCGGTAAATAGCCCTCATCTTGAGCTATTACGTAAAAAAGGCATTGAAGTCTTATTGATGTCTGAGCGTATCGATGAATGGTTAATTAACCACTTAACTGAGTTTAAAGGTAAGCAGTTACACTCAGTCACTAAAGGTGATTTAGAGTTAGGTTCATTAGAAGATGAAGCCGACAAAGAAGCACAAGAGAAAGTCGCCGAAGAAGCTAAGGGCTTAGTTGAGCGCATCAAAGCAGCCCTAGACGGTAAAGTGGCTGATGTTAAAGTGACTTCACGCTTAACCGATACTCCAGCTTGTGTAGTCACTGGTGAAGGCGAAATGTCGACCCAAATGATTAAATTGATGCAAGCAGCAGGTCAGCCTGTGCCTGACTCAAAACCTACATTTGAGATTAACCCAAGCCATCCTTTAGTTGAGCGTTTGAGTAATGAGCAAGATGAGCAATTATTTGCTGATTGGTCTAACTTGTTATTACAGCAAGCCCAGCTATCAGAGAAGGGCAGCTTAGCCGACCCTTCAGCGTTCATTAAATTAATGAACCAAATGTTGATGTCGAGCTTTAAGTAA
- a CDS encoding DUF6942 family protein, with protein MNTVTNNTLSSHIISHYFGSLSPKVIFYLPTPPVIPPDWRESETDAVKQLIDANGNHWRKITVIISKLVCKKLSCWRETQTRLLQQNSDEHLPVAIAIVSEPIERDNDILLDPAILHIICGKNTFSRFTIKSELLNKSLSLNKNQTILYHQQVFLSPYLDYRQFPNALIELLRPMLHQSS; from the coding sequence ATGAATACAGTTACCAATAATACACTTTCAAGCCATATTATCAGCCACTACTTTGGATCCCTTTCGCCGAAAGTGATTTTTTACTTACCCACGCCACCCGTTATTCCACCTGATTGGCGTGAAAGTGAAACAGATGCAGTCAAGCAGTTAATTGATGCCAATGGTAACCATTGGCGTAAAATCACCGTTATCATTAGTAAGCTTGTTTGTAAAAAATTATCTTGTTGGCGAGAAACTCAAACTAGGCTACTTCAGCAAAACAGTGATGAGCATCTGCCAGTGGCAATCGCGATTGTTTCTGAGCCAATAGAGAGAGATAACGATATATTACTTGATCCTGCTATCTTGCATATTATTTGCGGTAAAAATACTTTTTCACGCTTTACCATTAAAAGTGAATTGCTTAATAAAAGCCTGTCATTGAATAAAAACCAGACCATTCTGTATCATCAACAGGTTTTTCTGAGCCCCTATTTAGATTATCGCCAATTCCCTAACGCCTTAATTGAGTTATTAAGGCCAATGCTACACCAAAGTAGCTAA
- the nadE gene encoding ammonia-dependent NAD(+) synthetase — protein sequence MKGQILREMHVLKVIEPDFEVQRRIAFIKAKLKEAHCYSLVLGISGGVDSSLTGRLCQLAIDSLNQESADKRYQFIAVRLPYQVQKDEDEAQLACQFIQPTKQVTVNIAEGVIGVHQATLAGLNDAGVSLPEESKIDFVKGNVKARMRMIAQYEIAGMVGGLVVGTDHSAENITGFYTKFGDGACDLAPLFGLNKRQVRQLAAFLGAPDILVYKAPTADLEEDKPQLEDEVALGMTYDQIDDFLEGKAVNASVETKLVAIYQRTQHKRKAIPTIYD from the coding sequence GTGAAAGGACAAATTTTACGTGAAATGCATGTGCTTAAGGTTATTGAGCCAGATTTTGAAGTACAAAGGCGTATTGCATTTATTAAAGCTAAGCTCAAGGAGGCTCATTGCTATTCATTAGTACTTGGGATCAGCGGTGGGGTCGATTCATCTTTAACTGGTCGTTTATGTCAGTTAGCGATTGACAGCTTAAATCAAGAGTCAGCAGATAAGCGTTATCAATTTATTGCTGTACGTTTACCTTACCAAGTTCAAAAAGATGAAGATGAAGCACAATTAGCCTGTCAATTTATTCAGCCGACTAAACAAGTTACCGTCAATATTGCTGAGGGTGTTATTGGCGTGCATCAAGCCACTTTAGCAGGGTTAAACGATGCGGGAGTATCTTTACCAGAAGAAAGTAAGATCGATTTTGTTAAAGGTAATGTAAAAGCCAGAATGCGTATGATTGCCCAATATGAAATAGCCGGTATGGTAGGTGGTTTAGTGGTTGGCACAGATCATAGCGCAGAGAACATTACTGGTTTCTATACTAAATTTGGTGATGGAGCATGTGACTTAGCGCCATTGTTTGGTTTAAATAAACGTCAAGTTCGTCAACTGGCTGCTTTTTTAGGTGCACCAGATATTTTGGTTTACAAAGCGCCCACTGCGGATTTAGAGGAAGATAAACCACAATTAGAAGATGAAGTGGCACTTGGCATGACCTACGATCAAATTGATGATTTTCTAGAAGGTAAAGCGGTTAATGCAAGCGTGGAAACAAAGCTTGTTGCTATTTACCAACGTACTCAACACAAGCGTAAAGCAATACCGACTATTTACGATTAA